In one window of Desulfonatronospira thiodismutans ASO3-1 DNA:
- a CDS encoding type II toxin-antitoxin system Phd/YefM family antitoxin, producing MPTLTATEARSKLYRLIDEAKTSHEPIVITGKRGSAVLVSEDDWRSIQETLYLLNIPGMRESIRKGLATPIEECSEEIEW from the coding sequence ATGCCCACATTAACGGCAACTGAAGCAAGATCCAAACTTTATCGCCTGATTGACGAGGCAAAGACATCCCACGAGCCGATTGTGATAACAGGTAAACGGGGCAGCGCCGTCCTGGTCTCGGAAGATGACTGGCGTTCCATCCAGGAAACTCTGTACCTGCTGAATATCCCTGGGATGCGCGAATCAATTCGTAAAGGCCTGGCCACTCCGATTGAAGAATGCTCTGAGGAAATTGAGTGGTAA
- a CDS encoding SWIM zinc finger family protein, producing MLDFDELTIRDQVADSSVIFQRGRTLYEDGAYMCMEALPEEGRYEYQVDGNYGDYSTVVVVGDNGLDCSCDCPYPGPGCKHVVAVALDVLDRVQDWQDKSSTQEPEKLSDYLTPEEIREKAMEDRRNRARKEEFKLIRGDMIKGDHLLETEQGRQYRVTLHDPANGLGHCSCPDFNTNQLGTCKHLLALKEQLLRKKDLEQGREELFPFVDVYWDSAQGLPRLFCERPPGEIQEIAPVLEKYFDQEGIFRFENLGRMLDFMDAVRERKQVRIR from the coding sequence ATGCTTGATTTTGATGAGCTGACAATTCGCGACCAGGTGGCTGACAGCAGTGTGATTTTTCAGCGGGGGCGCACTTTATACGAGGACGGGGCCTACATGTGCATGGAGGCCCTCCCGGAAGAGGGCAGGTATGAGTACCAGGTGGACGGCAACTACGGGGACTATTCCACTGTAGTGGTTGTGGGGGATAATGGCCTGGACTGTTCCTGCGACTGCCCGTATCCCGGCCCGGGGTGCAAGCACGTGGTGGCAGTGGCCCTGGATGTGCTGGACCGGGTCCAGGATTGGCAGGACAAGTCCAGTACCCAGGAGCCGGAAAAGCTTTCGGACTATCTTACTCCTGAAGAAATCCGGGAAAAAGCCATGGAGGACCGCCGCAACCGGGCCAGAAAAGAAGAGTTCAAACTGATCCGCGGGGACATGATCAAGGGGGATCATCTCCTGGAAACAGAGCAGGGCAGGCAGTACAGGGTAACCCTGCATGACCCGGCTAACGGGCTGGGACATTGTTCCTGCCCGGATTTCAATACCAATCAGCTGGGCACCTGCAAGCACCTTCTGGCCCTTAAGGAACAGCTCCTTAGAAAAAAGGATCTGGAGCAGGGCCGGGAGGAACTCTTTCCCTTTGTGGATGTATACTGGGACTCTGCCCAGGGCCTGCCCAGGCTTTTCTGTGAACGCCCTCCAGGCGAGATTCAGGAGATTGCCCCGGTACTGGAGAAATATTTTGACCAGGAAGGCATTTTCAGGTTTGAAAACCTGGGACGCATGCTGGATTTTATGGATGCGGTGCGGGAGCGCAAGCAGGTGCGCATCCGGTAG
- a CDS encoding Txe/YoeB family addiction module toxin, whose amino-acid sequence MWRVVFAKQAQRDAKKLSAAKLQSNAQILLEILRKNPYQSPPPCEKLAGDLTGACSRRINIQHRLVYQILDDEKVVKIIRMWSHYE is encoded by the coding sequence ATGTGGAGAGTCGTTTTTGCCAAGCAGGCTCAAAGAGACGCAAAAAAATTATCAGCTGCGAAATTGCAGTCAAATGCCCAGATATTGCTGGAAATTTTGCGTAAAAACCCCTATCAGTCACCTCCTCCCTGTGAAAAGCTTGCAGGCGACTTAACTGGAGCCTGTTCGCGTCGTATAAATATACAACATCGCTTAGTGTATCAGATTTTAGATGATGAAAAAGTGGTCAAGATCATTCGCATGTGGTCCCACTATGAATAA
- a CDS encoding MerR family transcriptional regulator, translated as MSEEKEYLKIGQAAELLELEPYVLRFWESEFPQLRPMRTPKGQRLYTSEHIQLLARIKKLLYQDKLTIEGAKMRLEEEARMAGILANIRDELQQIKDILKS; from the coding sequence ATGTCAGAGGAAAAAGAATATCTGAAAATAGGCCAGGCCGCAGAGCTTCTTGAGCTTGAACCCTACGTGCTGCGCTTCTGGGAAAGCGAGTTCCCCCAGCTGCGCCCCATGCGCACCCCCAAGGGCCAGCGCCTTTACACATCTGAGCATATTCAGCTCCTTGCCCGTATCAAAAAACTTCTTTACCAGGACAAGCTGACCATCGAGGGAGCAAAAATGCGCCTGGAAGAAGAAGCCCGCATGGCAGGCATCCTTGCAAACATCAGGGATGAACTGCAGCAGATCAAAGATATCCTAAAGTCGTAA
- a CDS encoding type II toxin-antitoxin system HicB family antitoxin, with product MAQKNDKYTYRVTWSEEDNEYVGLCAEFPGLSWLADTPEKALKGIRKTVAEVISDMGENKETIPEPIACKRYSGKFMVRIPPHVHRKLAIQAAESGISLNRIASSKLSQ from the coding sequence ATGGCACAAAAAAATGATAAATATACATACAGGGTTACATGGTCTGAAGAGGATAATGAATATGTTGGACTATGTGCTGAATTTCCAGGCTTGAGCTGGTTGGCGGATACGCCTGAGAAAGCTTTAAAGGGTATCCGGAAGACGGTGGCAGAGGTTATATCTGATATGGGTGAAAACAAAGAAACTATTCCTGAACCGATAGCATGCAAGCGTTATAGCGGAAAGTTTATGGTGAGGATTCCGCCTCATGTCCACAGAAAGTTAGCTATTCAGGCGGCCGAATCCGGTATCAGCCTGAATCGAATTGCCAGCTCAAAGCTAAGTCAATAG
- a CDS encoding DEAD/DEAH box helicase, which yields MDEYLLKQEVDELSREELPSLEGISTALYPYQIEGVRFGLYRKAALIGDEMGLGKTLQAIALGILKKEVFGFNRVLVITLASLKEQWKREIEKFTREQAVVVAGSAGMRQQTYFQDESLFKITNYEAVLRDVSTLRRFKPDLVILDEAQRIKNFATKTADVVKSLPRKHALVLTGTPLENKLEDVYSIVQFLEPHMLAPLWKFAADHFMLSREKKDKILGYRNLDLLHEKLKPLVIRRRKEDVLKDLPDQVTNTYYLDLSEVQAKMHDGYKQYLLPLLNKKFLTPMDVRRIQELLLQMRRVCDSTYLVDRNTRISPKLKELEGILDEIVVQSGRKMVIFSEWTTMTYLIAKQLSRMGINFVELSGKIPVHKRQALIDEFTNNPECKVFLSTDSGGTGLNLQAADCVLNFELPWNPARLNQRIGRVNRIGQTSTSINVINLVSKNSIEEKILAGIHLKTELFSGVFDGGVDMVEFSREKRNQMLNELRAMMGQEMEEDLGGKESRVSEDIPEDTPHFLNPQALAESQQEDFPGTQVQGASEPEDRPGGEQTAMAEESQAANDAGQSRHDTGSEPGVPDKSPEKMEAVLNQGLEFMSGLLEMATGQKLNKTEEDKPMLKVDRETGEVTMKFRLPGF from the coding sequence GTGGATGAGTATCTTTTGAAGCAGGAAGTAGATGAGCTTTCCCGGGAAGAGCTTCCCTCTCTTGAGGGCATAAGTACGGCCCTTTATCCCTACCAGATAGAGGGGGTGCGTTTCGGGCTGTATCGAAAGGCCGCACTGATCGGTGATGAGATGGGTCTGGGAAAGACCCTGCAGGCTATTGCCCTGGGTATTTTAAAAAAAGAGGTGTTCGGCTTCAACCGGGTCCTGGTAATCACCCTGGCCTCTCTCAAGGAGCAGTGGAAGCGGGAGATTGAAAAATTTACCCGGGAGCAGGCCGTGGTGGTGGCCGGATCGGCCGGAATGCGCCAGCAGACCTATTTTCAGGATGAAAGCCTGTTCAAGATAACCAACTATGAGGCTGTGCTGCGAGATGTGAGTACCCTGCGCCGCTTCAAGCCTGACCTGGTCATCCTGGACGAGGCCCAGAGGATCAAGAATTTCGCCACCAAGACCGCAGATGTGGTCAAGAGCCTGCCCCGCAAACATGCACTGGTTCTTACGGGCACTCCCCTGGAGAACAAGCTGGAGGATGTTTACTCCATTGTGCAGTTTCTGGAGCCGCACATGCTGGCCCCGCTATGGAAGTTTGCAGCGGATCACTTTATGCTCAGCCGCGAGAAAAAGGACAAGATCCTGGGGTATCGAAACCTGGATCTTCTGCATGAAAAGTTAAAGCCTCTGGTAATCCGCAGGCGCAAGGAAGATGTACTCAAGGATCTGCCGGACCAGGTCACCAATACCTATTACTTAGATCTGTCCGAAGTTCAGGCCAAGATGCACGACGGGTACAAGCAGTACCTGCTGCCCCTTTTAAACAAGAAGTTTTTGACCCCCATGGACGTTCGCCGCATACAGGAACTGCTTCTGCAGATGCGCCGGGTGTGTGATTCCACCTACCTGGTGGACCGCAACACCAGGATCTCGCCCAAGCTAAAGGAACTTGAGGGCATCCTGGATGAAATCGTGGTCCAAAGCGGGCGTAAGATGGTCATTTTCAGCGAGTGGACCACCATGACCTACCTCATAGCCAAACAGCTATCCAGAATGGGCATCAACTTTGTGGAGTTAAGCGGCAAGATTCCGGTGCACAAACGCCAAGCCCTGATTGACGAGTTCACCAATAACCCGGAGTGCAAAGTTTTTCTGTCCACGGATTCCGGGGGGACCGGGCTGAACCTGCAGGCAGCGGACTGCGTGCTGAACTTCGAGCTGCCCTGGAACCCGGCCCGGCTGAACCAGCGTATCGGGCGGGTGAACCGCATAGGACAGACCAGCACCAGCATAAATGTCATCAACCTGGTGAGCAAAAACAGCATTGAGGAAAAGATACTGGCCGGAATTCATCTAAAGACCGAGCTTTTCAGCGGCGTGTTTGACGGCGGCGTGGATATGGTGGAGTTTTCCAGGGAAAAGCGCAACCAGATGCTAAATGAGCTCCGGGCCATGATGGGCCAGGAAATGGAGGAAGACCTTGGGGGTAAAGAGTCCAGGGTCTCCGAGGATATCCCCGAGGATACGCCGCATTTTTTAAATCCCCAGGCCCTGGCTGAATCACAGCAGGAAGATTTTCCAGGGACGCAGGTCCAGGGCGCGTCTGAACCCGAAGACAGGCCCGGGGGTGAGCAGACGGCAATGGCTGAGGAAAGTCAGGCCGCAAACGATGCAGGCCAGTCCCGGCATGACACCGGAAGTGAGCCTGGCGTCCCTGATAAAAGTCCGGAAAAGATGGAGGCTGTGCTCAATCAGGGACTGGAATTTATGAGCGGGCTTCTGGAAATGGCCACTGGACAGAAGCTGAACAAGACTGAAGAGGACAAACCCATGCTCAAGGTGGACAGGGAAACCGGAGAGGTGACCATGAAGTTCAGGCTGCCAGGGTTTTAA
- a CDS encoding toxin HicA: MTKIDDMLEKIRWNPKDVRYSDLCKICDHFFGEPRQKKSSHRIYKTPWEGDPRVNIQNSKGKAKTYQVKQVLLAIEKLEGNHGTKK, translated from the coding sequence ATGACAAAAATCGATGACATGCTTGAAAAGATTCGGTGGAACCCCAAGGATGTTCGCTATTCTGATTTATGCAAGATTTGTGACCATTTTTTTGGCGAACCCCGACAGAAAAAAAGCAGCCATCGAATTTACAAAACTCCATGGGAGGGTGATCCACGAGTAAATATTCAAAATTCGAAAGGAAAGGCCAAAACATATCAGGTTAAACAGGTTCTTTTGGCTATTGAAAAACTGGAGGGCAATCATGGCACAAAAAAATGA
- a CDS encoding DUF2442 domain-containing protein: MPTVLRRGPYRFFFVALDQAEPPHIHVQREKMVAKLWLDPVVLQNIGGFGRNELNAIAKLVNEINNFSWRNGMSSLAVEKQGARAQNIFVSDASLQIDLTDGRTTIVPLMWYPRLWYGTPEERNNYQIIGDGEYIHWPELDEDLTVSGIIAGHRSAESPSSLKRWLNERMKK, from the coding sequence ATGCCCACAGTGTTAAGGCGCGGTCCATACCGTTTTTTCTTTGTGGCCCTTGATCAGGCAGAGCCTCCACATATACATGTTCAACGGGAAAAAATGGTTGCCAAACTCTGGCTTGATCCGGTTGTGCTGCAGAACATAGGCGGGTTTGGACGCAATGAATTAAATGCCATTGCAAAGCTGGTCAACGAAATCAACAATTTTTCATGGAGAAATGGAATGAGTTCTTTAGCCGTTGAAAAACAGGGAGCACGGGCTCAAAATATTTTTGTCAGTGATGCTTCGCTACAAATCGATCTTACTGACGGCCGCACAACCATAGTTCCCTTAATGTGGTATCCACGCTTGTGGTATGGGACCCCGGAAGAAAGAAACAATTATCAAATCATTGGAGACGGTGAATACATTCATTGGCCTGAGCTGGACGAAGACTTGACGGTTTCTGGTATTATAGCCGGACATAGATCCGCAGAGAGTCCCAGTTCATTGAAAAGATGGCTTAACGAGCGGATGAAAAAGTAA